A genomic segment from Centroberyx gerrardi isolate f3 chromosome 22, fCenGer3.hap1.cur.20231027, whole genome shotgun sequence encodes:
- the fen1 gene encoding flap endonuclease 1, protein MGIHGLAKLIADQAPGAIKEQDIKSYFGRKIAIDASMCIYQFLIAVRQDGNVLQNEDGETTSHLMGMFYRTIRMLEHGIKPVYVFDGKPPQLKSGELEKRGERRAEAEKLLAQAQEAGEQENIDKFSKRLVKVTKQHNEECKKLLTLMGVPYVEAPCEAEASCAALVKAGKVFATATEDMDGLTFGTNVLLRHLTASEAKKLPIQEFHFSRILQDIGLTNEQFIDLCILLGCDYCGTIKGIGPKRAIDLIRQHGSIEEILENIDTNKHPTPEDWLFKEARGLFVTPEVVDCSTVELKWSEPDEEALIQFMCNEKQFSEDRIRNGCKKIVKSRQGSTQGRLDSFFTVTGSLSSKRKEPEIKGSAKKKQKTGATPGKFKKGR, encoded by the exons ATGGGAATACACGGGCTTGCCAAACTGATTGCTGACCAGGCGCCTGGGGCTATAAAAGAGCAAGACATCAAGAGCTACTTTG GGAGGAAGATTGCTATTGATGCCTCTATGTGCATCTACCAGTTCCTGATTGCGGTGCGACAGGACGGCAACGTGCTGCAGAATGAGGATGGAGAGACGACAAG cCACCTGATGGGAATGTTCTACCGGACGATCCGCATGCTGGAGCATGGCATCAAACCTGTGTACGTGTTTGACGGCAAGCCGCCACAGCTCAAGTCTGGGGAG ctggagaagagaggggagaggagggcagaagCTGAGAAGCTGCTCGCTCAAGCCCAGGAAGCAG GGGAACAAGAGAACATTGACAAATTCTCCAAGCGTCTGGTAAAAGTGACCAAGCAGCACAACGAGGAGTGCAAGAAGCTGCTGACCCTGATGGGCGTTCCCTACGTCGAG GCTCCGTGTGAGGCCGAGGCCAGCTGTGCCGCTCTGGTTAAAGCAGGGAAGGTCTTTGCCACGGCAACAGAAGATATGGACGGGCTGACCTTTGGGACAAATGTCCTGCTCAGACATCTCACCGCCAGCGAAGCAAA GAAACTTCCGATACAAGAGTTCCACTTCAGCCGCATCCTGCAGGACATTGGTCTGACCAACGAACAG TTCATAGACCTGTGTATTCTGCTGGGCTGCGACTACTGCGGCACCATCAAGGGGATCGGCCCCAAGAGAGCCATCGATCTGATCAGACAGCACGGCTCCATCGAGGAGATCCTGGAAAACATCGACACCAAT AAGCACCCGACTCCAGAGGACTGGCTGTTCAAGGAGGCCAGGGGTTTGTTCGTGACGCCAGAAGTGGTGGATTGTTCCACGGTGGAGCTGAAGTGGAGCGAGCCGGACGAGGAAGCGCTGATCCAGTTCATGTGCAACGAGAAACAGTTCAG tgAGGACAGGATCCGTAACGGCTGTAAGAAGATCGTGAAGAGCCGGCAGGGCAGCACACAGGGACGACTGGACTCCTTCTTCACTGTCACCGGGTCGCTGTCCTCCAAACGCAAG GAACCCGAGATTAAAGGATCAgcgaagaagaagcagaagaccGGAGCCACACCAGGGAAATTTAAGAAGGGCAGATAG
- the LOC139919213 gene encoding B-cell receptor CD22 produces MSFMAALHVNTVMLNMLLCVFFLSGALADCDTSALSITTPGRMEALSGSCLQIPCSFRAKNEEEFNSSRPAVGVWIKNDPRFGQFPNNVIFHSGRANNIYPVDIIGNLTQKNCTTIFSSLNTSFTDSYFFRIENSPFLATDICRPLGITVKDSPPRPRIKISGEQREGELVNITCSAVASCPRSPPTLRWNLPWDAENQTEENADRTITATLQVNVTLSDEHDGLKLTCSASYPVNEGKDTKAAEETVTFNVSYSPKNTLARVSPSAGPLSLGSWVNLTCSSRAKPPVSRFTWFKSSKDGSMKVSQGDFYSFNVSSVDDGGVYYCVATNDLGNQTSEIHLTIQGPPGPLGSGPLEVILGVISGIILLICLVVFIWWLKSRHTALMTQNQLGEESASEAEEEIHYGEIDFSKLEPKRFSDAVQVGEQQDTEYAEVKVSQPAETPTQIADVPEDIYAQVKKH; encoded by the exons ATGAGCTTCATGGCGGCCCTGCATGTGAATACTGTGATGCTCAACATGCTactctgtgttttctttctgtcag GAGCTTTGGCAGATTGTGACACATCAGCCCTATCCATTACTACACCGGGGAGGATGGAAGCACTGAGCGGCTCTTGTCTGCAGATCCCATGTAGCTTCAGAGCTAAAAATGAGGAGGAGTTTAACAGCAGCAGACCTGCCGTTGGAGTCTGGATTAAAAATGACCCTAGATTTGGTCAATTTCCAAACAATGTGATTTTCCATAGTGGTCGGGCGAATAATATCTATCCAGTGGATATCATTGGAAACCTGACTCAGAAAAACTGCACCACTATATTTTCCAGTTTGAACACGAGTTTTACTGACTCATACTTCTTCAGGATTGAGAACAGTCCATTCCTGGCAACAGATATTTGTCGTCCTCTTGGCATAACAGTTAAAG ATTCACCTCCTCGTCCCAGAATTAAGATCTCAGGTGAGCAGAGGGAGGGCGAGCTGGTCAATATCACTTGCTCAGCCGTCGCTTCCTGTCCACGCTCCCCCCCTACACTGAGGTGGAATCTCCCATGGGATGCTGAGAACCAAACGGAGGAAAATGCAGACCGGACCATTACAGCTACACTCCAGGTGAACGTCACTCTCTCAGACGAACACGATGGATTAAAGCTCACCTGCTCTGCCAGCTATCCTGTGAATGAAGGAAAAGACACAAAGGCAGCAGAGGAGACTGTGACTTTCAACGTTTCAT ACTCCCCTAAAAACACCTTGGCGCGCGTCAGTCCCTCTGCTGGGCCGCTGTCTCTCGGCAGCTGGGTGAACCTGACCTGCTCCAGCAGAGCCAAGCCTCCTGTCAGTCGCTTCACCTGGTTCAAGAGCAGCAAAGATGGTTCCATGAAAGTATCCCAAGGAGATTTTTACAGCTTCAATGTGAGCAGCGTCGATGATGGAGGAGTTTATTACTGCGTGGCCACGAATGATCTTGGTAATCAGACATCAGAGATTCATCTGACTATTCAAG GACCACCTGGACCGCTCGGCTCTGGACCTTTGGAGGTCATTCTGGGAGTGATCAGTGGGATTATTTTACTCATCTGCCTGGTTGTCTTCATTTG GTGGTTAAAGTCAAGACATACAGCTCTAATGACACAG AACCAACTAGGTGAAGAGTCAGCCagtgaagcagaggaagagatcCACTATGGAGAGATTGACTTCTCCAAGCTGGAGCCCAAACGGTTCTCCGACGCGGTGCAGGTCGGAGAGCAGCAGGACACGGAGTACGCAGAGGTCAAGGTGTCCCAGCCTGCAGAAACCCCGACACAGATAGCTGACGTCCCAGAGGACATCTACGCTCAAGTGAAGAAACACTGA